In Rhizoctonia solani chromosome 7, complete sequence, one DNA window encodes the following:
- a CDS encoding mitochondrial distribution and morphology protein 31, producing MIRYTSIRNFFHRIAQDTDNIATGCRPHIRQYQRHSWQRTTLLGITPLSTHNTCGFRYFAPRYTSSSTHGNRSDPGPSSKSSTTPTSHDPDSGQDSQPNSQESKEAPKELPAPTNPHIQNYSSLFRQLALSLPHVKQPTKQDFLQAATSMWQRMRIRFKWFAIKSFHIMDLGGNYYLFSVVFAVLNSLRLQEYVARSISDYLTSETGVRIVFESAVVPKWKDSRISFRNVYISRRQDSQTEEVLPRDAGQRAAARLLAGHHPAYHDIAYHEDEETHGVATGGMNVSDVGDPVDTGDDGWTTFDLEIDSVDVTLSFARWLEGRGLIKNAAVKGVRGVVDRRSVSWDPEVHADPTEFRHPPQLGDFELDSLEVEDLLVTLYQPGAFRPFTASIFRANFGVFRKQWLFYDLMSADHIVGQYDNCLFSLHTPQSIGRTMEQEVKDSRWTRMSRFRIDGVNIDHLQAATGNEGLVSWIVSGKVDAVLDIKFPRDPNAFDIGEIIEGIAAAAAEQIEEARRAGLELGIPLISDRIPGQRELAKPALSAPEDENELKEEYEKPVVLIDIDLRFRDLKAAMPLFTNELSYVNHALVRPIVSFINANHTLVPIRCRIVKDLDDFHGSWTMWETGLTDIISQKASADMSRTGKN from the exons ATGATAAGGTATACATCAATTCGCAATTTCTTTCACCGCATCGCACAAGACACAGATAATATTGCTACTGGGTGCCGGCCGCATATCCGACAATACCAGCGTCATTCATGGCAGCGAACGACATTATTGGGTATAACGCCCTTATCGACGCATAATACCTGTGGTTTTCGTTATTTTGCTCCACGATATACCTCTTCTTCGACACACGGCAATCGCTCCGATCCTGGGCCTTCCAGTAAATCATCAACAACGCCCACATCTCATGACCCTGATTCTGGTCAAGACAGTCAGCCTAATTCTCAAGAGTCCAAAGAGGCTCCGAAAGAACTCCCTGCCCCCACCAACCCTCACATACAGAATTACTCTTCCCTTTTCAGACAACTTGCTCTTTCGTTACCCCATGTCAAACAGCCAACCAAACAGGACTTCTTGCAAGCGGCCACTAGTATGTGGCAGCGTATGCGTATCCGGTTCAAGTGGTTCGCTATCAAATCATTCC ACATTATGGATCTTGGTGGGAAC TACTACCTTTTCTCTGTGGTATTTGCGGTCCTCAACAGCTTGAGGTTGCAAG AGTATGTTGCTCGGTCTATAAGCGATTACCTAACTTCGGAAACTGGCGTCCGTATCGTTTTCGAATCCGCCGTGGTACCCAAGTGGAAAGACTCTCGTATTTCTTTTCGCAATGTATACATTTCTCGGCGTCAAGATTCTCAGACCGAAGAAGTATTGCCTCGCGACGCTGGGCAGAGGGCGGCCGCTCGATTGTTAGCCGGCCATCATCCCGCGTATCATGACATTGCGTATCACGAGGACGAAGAGACGCATGGAGTTGCAACTGGGGGAATGAATGTTTCGGATGTGGGAGACCCTGTCGACACTGGAGACGATGGGTGGACAACATTCGACTTGGAGATCGATTCCGTAGATGTAACCTTGAGTTTTGCACGATGGTTAGAAGGTAGAGGACTGATCAAGAATGCGGCAGTCAAAGGTGTACGTGGGGTTGTTG ATCGCCGATCGGTATCTTGGGACCCCGAGGTTCATGCCGATCCAACAGAGTTTCGCCATCCTCCGCAGCTGGGAGATTTCGAGCTCGATTCGCTTGAAGTTGAGGATTTATTGGTGACACTGTATCAGCCTGGAGCCTTTAGGCCTTTTACTGCATCGATATTTCGAGCAAACTTTGGGGTATTTCGCAAGCAGTGGTTATTTTACGATTTGATGTCTGCCGATCATA TTGTGGGTCAATATGACAATTGTTTATTCAGCCTTCATACACCTCAGAGCATTGGACGTACCATGGAGCAAGAAGTCAAGGATAGTCGATGGACACGTATG TCTCGATTCCGAATCGATGGTGTCAATATCGATCACCTACAAGCTGCAACCGGCAACGAAGGCCTGGTTTCATGGATTGTATCCGGCAAGGTCGATGCAGTACTAGACATCAAGTTCCCACGCGATCCCAATGCGTTCGACATCGGTGAGATTATTGAAGGGATTGCTGCCGCTGCAGCCGAGCAAATCGAGGAGGCGCGTCGAGCTGGTCTGGAGCTTGGGATTCCTCTTATATCCGATCGTATCCCCGGACAACGAGAACTTGCCAAGCCTGCTTTAAGTGCACCGGAGGATGAAAATGAGCTGAAGGAAGAGTACGAGAAACCCGTCGTTCTTATCGACATTGACCTTCGATTCCGGGATCTTAAGGCTGCTATGCCGCTTTTCACGAATGAACTTTCGTATGTCAACCATGCACTCGTGAGACCAATCGTCTCGTTCATCAA CGCGAACCACACCTTGGTGCCTATTCGTTGTAGGATTGTAAAGGATTTGGATGATTTCCATGGATCATGGACG ATGTGGGAGA CTGGTTTAACTGATATCATTTCTCAAAAGGCGAGTGCGGACATGTCGCGCACTGGCAAAAACTGA